One window of Macrococcus sp. 19Msa1099 genomic DNA carries:
- the folD gene encoding bifunctional methylenetetrahydrofolate dehydrogenase/methenyltetrahydrofolate cyclohydrolase FolD, whose translation MSAKVLDGKKIAADYRANLAQEVEQLKAQGVTPNLTVILVGNDGASQSYVNNKKKSAEKIGMSSSIIHLDESTTEAALLEEIDKLNKDDNVHGILVQVPLPKQIDETKVLEKIAPEKDVDGFNPINIGRLYAGVETYIPCTPLGIMEILKHADIDLEGKDVAVIGRSHIVGQPVAKLLTDANATVTLLHSRSKDMDAVLKRSDVIVSAVGKPGLVTKDVVKEGAVIVDVGNTVVDGKLTGDVVYDEVSEVAGAITPVPGGVGPLTITMVLNNTLLAAKRAQK comes from the coding sequence ATGTCAGCAAAAGTATTAGACGGAAAGAAAATTGCAGCGGATTATCGTGCGAACCTTGCACAGGAAGTCGAACAGTTAAAGGCACAAGGGGTTACGCCAAATCTAACTGTGATCCTTGTAGGAAATGACGGTGCAAGCCAGAGCTATGTGAACAACAAGAAGAAATCTGCTGAGAAGATCGGTATGAGCTCAAGTATCATCCATCTTGATGAAAGTACGACTGAAGCGGCATTATTAGAAGAAATCGACAAGTTGAACAAGGATGACAATGTACATGGAATCCTTGTACAAGTCCCACTACCGAAACAAATCGATGAAACGAAAGTGCTAGAGAAGATTGCACCAGAAAAAGACGTTGACGGCTTCAATCCGATCAACATCGGCCGACTCTATGCAGGGGTTGAAACATATATCCCTTGTACACCACTGGGCATTATGGAAATCTTAAAGCATGCAGATATAGACCTGGAAGGAAAGGATGTTGCGGTCATCGGGAGAAGCCATATCGTAGGACAACCCGTTGCGAAACTATTAACAGATGCGAATGCAACGGTAACATTACTGCACTCTCGCAGTAAAGATATGGATGCAGTATTAAAACGCTCTGATGTTATCGTATCTGCTGTAGGTAAACCAGGATTAGTGACGAAGGATGTCGTGAAAGAAGGCGCAGTGATCGTAGATGTAGGAAATACAGTCGTTGACGGAAAGTTAACAGGAGACGTTGTATATGATGAAGTTTCTGAAGTTGCTGGCGCAATCACACCCGTACCAGGAGGCGTAGGACCTTTAACGATTACAATGGTATTAAATAATACATTACTTGCAGCGAAACGTGCGCAGAAATAA
- the purE gene encoding 5-(carboxyamino)imidazole ribonucleotide mutase, with the protein MTVAVIMGSSSDWETMKEAVTMLEAFGIDYEASIVSAHRTPLAMVDFAKSARSKGIEIIIAGAGGAAHLPGMVASMTTLPVIGVPIESKALKGMDSLLSIVQMPGGIPVATTAIGKAGAKNAGILAARMLSLKDTALVAQLDDYEASLVKKVEAMQHDLK; encoded by the coding sequence GTGACAGTAGCAGTAATAATGGGGTCTTCTTCTGACTGGGAGACGATGAAAGAAGCGGTTACAATGCTTGAAGCTTTCGGCATCGACTACGAGGCGAGTATTGTATCTGCGCATCGTACACCGCTCGCGATGGTTGATTTTGCGAAGTCTGCTCGTAGTAAGGGCATTGAGATTATTATCGCGGGTGCTGGTGGTGCGGCGCACTTACCGGGAATGGTCGCTTCGATGACGACACTTCCGGTGATCGGTGTACCGATTGAATCGAAGGCTTTGAAGGGAATGGATTCCTTATTATCAATTGTACAGATGCCTGGTGGAATTCCGGTAGCCACGACTGCTATCGGTAAGGCGGGTGCTAAGAATGCCGGTATACTTGCTGCACGTATGCTCAGTCTGAAAGATACTGCTTTAGTAGCACAGCTGGATGATTATGAAGCATCTTTAGTCAAGAAGGTGGAGGCGATGCAGCATGACCTTAAATAA
- the purK gene encoding 5-(carboxyamino)imidazole ribonucleotide synthase produces MTLNKFALGDTIGIIGGGQLGKMMAQSAQRMGFKVAVLDPDERCPARFVAHHFVHAPYNDIAGLKTLSRYSDVITYEFENINAEALEVIAKENHVPQGFETVNILQNRLSEKEAIARSGATVVPYKRIEGPADVDDAVREIGLPLVLKTVFGGYDGKGQLVVAEKAQLEEAYNMADGTILVAEKRIALDREISITASRNLQGEVVYFPVQENVHRNQILFSTTVKHAHEYTEAAIAEVEKIIHKIHFVGTFTVEFFIDKEGKLYVNEIAPRPHNSGHYSIEACDYSQFDTHILSVLGYRLPKQIKLHSSAVMYNLLGQDLDLMEHLFPEHPEWHVHVYGKEARKENRKMGHITLLLGDDTDTYYPIYKELMK; encoded by the coding sequence ATGACCTTAAATAAATTTGCGCTCGGTGACACGATTGGTATCATCGGCGGGGGTCAGCTAGGTAAGATGATGGCACAGTCTGCACAGCGTATGGGATTTAAAGTTGCTGTGCTTGATCCTGATGAGCGCTGTCCTGCACGCTTCGTGGCACATCATTTCGTGCATGCACCGTACAATGATATTGCAGGATTGAAAACGTTAAGCCGCTATAGCGACGTCATCACATATGAATTTGAGAATATTAATGCAGAGGCACTAGAAGTCATTGCGAAAGAAAATCATGTACCTCAAGGTTTTGAGACGGTAAACATACTGCAGAATCGTCTCAGTGAGAAGGAAGCCATCGCAAGAAGTGGCGCTACGGTTGTTCCATATAAGCGTATCGAAGGTCCAGCGGATGTCGATGATGCTGTGCGTGAAATCGGTCTGCCACTCGTACTGAAGACTGTGTTCGGCGGTTATGATGGGAAAGGACAGCTTGTTGTAGCGGAGAAAGCACAGCTAGAAGAAGCATATAACATGGCTGATGGTACTATTCTCGTTGCAGAGAAGCGTATTGCGCTGGACCGTGAGATATCGATTACAGCGTCACGTAATCTTCAGGGAGAGGTCGTCTACTTCCCTGTACAGGAGAATGTCCATCGTAACCAGATACTGTTCAGTACGACGGTGAAGCATGCGCATGAGTATACAGAAGCTGCGATTGCTGAAGTGGAGAAGATCATTCATAAGATTCATTTCGTGGGTACGTTTACTGTGGAATTCTTTATTGATAAAGAGGGTAAGCTCTATGTCAACGAGATTGCACCGCGTCCTCATAACTCCGGACATTACTCTATTGAAGCGTGTGATTATTCGCAATTTGATACGCATATTCTGTCGGTGCTTGGCTACAGATTACCGAAGCAAATCAAGCTCCACAGTTCTGCTGTGATGTATAATCTGCTCGGCCAGGATCTGGACTTGATGGAACACCTCTTCCCAGAACATCCAGAATGGCATGTCCATGTATATGGTAAAGAGGCTAGGAAAGAAAATAGGAAGATGGGACATATTACCCTTTTGTTGGGCGATGATACGGATACTTATTATCCTATATATAAGGAGCTGATGAAATGA
- the purC gene encoding phosphoribosylaminoimidazolesuccinocarboxamide synthase — MTLVYEGKAKRVYSTDEDHVFRIEYKDEVTAGNGAKKDSMAGKGRLNNLITSYFFERLAQEGLESHFIKRLSDTEQLVKAVTIIPLEVVVRNYAAGSIVKRLGFDKGTQFKSPLVEFYYKEDALNDPIITDDHVKLLGIADDQDIAELKRQALIINDMLIKMMDEMNLQLIDFKIEFGKDQDGNILLADEISPDTCRIWDKDTKENFDKDVYREDTGSLIDTYTKFYNKLEAL, encoded by the coding sequence ATGACTTTAGTTTATGAAGGAAAAGCAAAGCGTGTATACAGTACGGATGAGGACCATGTGTTCCGCATCGAATATAAAGATGAAGTAACAGCGGGGAACGGTGCAAAGAAAGATAGTATGGCTGGTAAAGGTCGGCTGAACAACTTGATTACAAGCTATTTCTTCGAGCGCCTTGCACAAGAAGGGCTGGAGTCACACTTTATCAAGAGGTTAAGCGACACTGAACAGCTGGTTAAAGCAGTTACGATTATCCCGCTTGAAGTTGTTGTCAGAAACTATGCTGCAGGTTCAATTGTCAAGCGTCTCGGCTTTGATAAAGGCACGCAGTTCAAATCACCGCTTGTAGAGTTCTATTATAAGGAAGATGCACTGAACGATCCGATTATTACAGATGACCATGTGAAGTTACTGGGTATCGCAGATGATCAAGACATCGCTGAACTGAAACGCCAGGCGTTAATCATCAATGACATGCTCATTAAGATGATGGATGAGATGAACTTACAGCTCATTGATTTCAAGATTGAGTTTGGTAAGGATCAGGACGGTAACATCCTGCTTGCAGACGAAATTTCACCGGATACTTGCCGCATCTGGGATAAGGACACGAAAGAAAACTTTGATAAAGACGTATACAGAGAAGACACAGGTTCACTGATTGATACTTATACTAAATTCTATAATAAACTGGAGGCGTTATAA
- the purS gene encoding phosphoribosylformylglycinamidine synthase subunit PurS — protein MTKIELYITLQPQVLDTQGQTLTRAVHDLGYTQVNDIRVGKVLYMTVDEASEQAVANIVNTLSEKLFANTVIEEYSYKIVEDEETK, from the coding sequence ATGACTAAAATCGAACTATACATCACATTACAACCACAGGTATTAGACACACAAGGACAAACGTTAACACGTGCGGTACATGACCTGGGCTACACTCAAGTCAACGATATTCGCGTAGGTAAAGTATTATATATGACGGTTGACGAAGCGAGCGAACAGGCCGTTGCGAACATAGTCAATACATTAAGTGAGAAGTTATTTGCGAATACTGTAATCGAAGAATACAGCTACAAAATTGTTGAAGATGAGGAGACGAAATAA
- the purQ gene encoding phosphoribosylformylglycinamidine synthase subunit PurQ — protein MKFAVIEFPGSNCDRDMFNAALNTGFEAEYVDYRKTSLEGFDGVLIPGGFSFGDYLRCGAMARVAPIVPEVKRLAAEGKPVLGVCNGFQILTEIGLLPGALMHNTKHQFICQNAPLKIVNNDTKFTHKYDKDETVIYPIAHGEGNYYCSDETLAELKANNQIILTYHDNPNGSIEDIAGIVNQAGNVCGMMPHPERAMEALLGTDDGVKLFESILESWGK, from the coding sequence ATGAAATTTGCTGTGATTGAATTTCCAGGTTCAAACTGTGATCGCGATATGTTCAATGCAGCTTTGAATACTGGCTTTGAAGCGGAATATGTAGATTATCGTAAGACGTCACTTGAAGGTTTTGATGGTGTGTTAATTCCAGGAGGATTCTCATTTGGTGACTACCTGCGCTGTGGTGCGATGGCACGTGTTGCGCCCATCGTTCCTGAAGTAAAGCGTTTAGCTGCTGAAGGTAAGCCGGTGCTTGGTGTATGTAATGGATTCCAGATCCTGACGGAGATCGGGTTATTACCAGGTGCGCTAATGCATAATACGAAGCATCAGTTTATCTGTCAGAATGCGCCACTTAAAATCGTCAATAACGACACGAAGTTTACACATAAGTATGATAAAGATGAAACAGTGATCTATCCGATTGCGCACGGCGAAGGAAATTACTACTGCTCAGATGAAACGTTAGCTGAACTGAAAGCAAACAATCAGATTATCTTAACGTATCATGACAATCCGAACGGCTCGATCGAAGATATCGCAGGAATCGTGAATCAAGCAGGCAACGTATGTGGTATGATGCCTCACCCGGAACGTGCGATGGAAGCATTGCTTGGTACGGATGACGGTGTGAAATTATTCGAATCCATTTTAGAAAGCTGGGGGAAATAA
- the purL gene encoding phosphoribosylformylglycinamidine synthase subunit PurL, translated as MVKFLEPTANEIKENKLYQDMGLSDKEYDKVVDILGRMPNYTEIGIFSVMWSEHCSYKHSKPFLKQFPTTGERVLMGPGEGAGVVDIGDNQAVVFKVESHNHPSAIEPYQGAATGVGGIVRDIVSIGARPIQLLNSLRFGELTEKQNQRLFKGVVAGIGGYGNCIGIPTVAGEIEFDRQYEGNPLVNAMCVGIIDHDKIQKGTAKGEGNPVIYVGLKTGRDGIHGATFASEELSEESESKRPSVQIGDPFVGKKLMEATLKAITFPELVGIQDMGAAGLTSSSSEMAAKGGSGIHLELEKVPTREAGISPYEMMLSETQERMLLVVERGTEQKFLELFDHYELDNAVIGEVTNTDRFVLTYEGEVFADIPVQPLSDEAPVYVLEGRAAQFDDVHHDYSNIDAQDTLMKLLSHPTMASKNWAYSQYDQQVGANTIIKPGLSAGVTRVEGTKKAIAATLDGEARYVFNNPYEGGKMVVAEAYRNLVAVGSLPLAMTDCLNYGNPEKPEIYQQLADSTRGMAEACGALNTPVVSGNVSLYNETKGDAIFPTPVVGMVGLIEDVDYLVDFKPSKGDTIYFVGEVKPDFGGSQIEKVLFNEVAHTDVTIDLEQEVARGEAIRQHIIDGKLGHVQAVGKGGVGVKLAQIAAYFNTGLEAQLDVNDAELFAETQGNYIVIAKQGMEINIEGAQAVGTFGTESFKLSTNQGEVTLDVNRMTEAWKGAVHACMTSEV; from the coding sequence ATGGTCAAGTTTCTAGAACCAACTGCAAATGAAATTAAAGAGAATAAATTATACCAGGATATGGGGCTTTCAGATAAAGAGTATGACAAAGTTGTCGATATTCTAGGACGTATGCCAAACTATACTGAAATCGGAATCTTCTCAGTAATGTGGAGTGAACACTGTTCATACAAACATTCTAAACCTTTCTTAAAGCAGTTCCCGACGACAGGTGAACGCGTATTGATGGGACCGGGTGAAGGCGCAGGTGTCGTGGATATCGGTGATAACCAGGCCGTTGTATTCAAGGTTGAATCCCATAATCATCCTTCTGCCATTGAACCGTACCAAGGTGCGGCGACAGGTGTCGGCGGTATCGTCCGTGATATCGTATCCATCGGTGCACGTCCAATCCAGTTACTTAACAGCTTACGCTTCGGTGAACTAACAGAGAAGCAGAACCAGCGTCTATTCAAAGGGGTCGTTGCAGGTATCGGCGGCTACGGTAACTGTATCGGTATTCCGACAGTTGCAGGTGAAATCGAGTTTGACCGTCAGTACGAAGGCAACCCCCTCGTCAATGCGATGTGCGTCGGTATTATCGACCATGACAAGATTCAAAAGGGAACAGCGAAAGGCGAAGGCAATCCTGTTATCTACGTGGGACTTAAGACGGGTCGTGATGGGATTCACGGTGCAACATTCGCTTCTGAAGAATTAAGTGAAGAGAGCGAATCTAAACGCCCATCAGTGCAGATCGGCGATCCATTTGTCGGTAAGAAGTTGATGGAAGCGACACTTAAAGCCATCACCTTCCCTGAATTAGTCGGCATCCAGGATATGGGTGCGGCAGGTCTGACATCATCAAGTTCTGAAATGGCGGCGAAAGGTGGCAGCGGTATCCATCTTGAACTCGAGAAAGTACCAACGCGTGAAGCGGGTATCTCACCATATGAGATGATGTTATCTGAAACACAGGAACGTATGCTACTTGTTGTTGAAAGAGGGACGGAACAGAAATTCTTAGAGTTATTCGACCATTACGAATTGGATAATGCAGTGATTGGTGAAGTAACAAATACAGACCGCTTCGTATTGACATATGAAGGTGAAGTATTTGCAGATATTCCGGTTCAGCCATTATCTGACGAAGCGCCGGTGTACGTACTAGAAGGTCGTGCAGCGCAGTTTGATGATGTGCATCACGACTACTCAAATATCGATGCACAGGATACATTGATGAAGTTATTATCTCACCCGACGATGGCTTCTAAGAACTGGGCATATTCACAGTACGATCAGCAGGTCGGTGCAAACACGATCATCAAGCCAGGACTATCAGCAGGTGTAACACGTGTTGAAGGTACGAAAAAAGCCATCGCTGCAACCTTAGATGGTGAAGCACGTTACGTATTCAACAACCCATATGAAGGCGGTAAGATGGTCGTTGCAGAAGCATACCGTAACCTAGTAGCTGTCGGCAGCTTACCTCTTGCAATGACGGACTGCTTAAACTACGGTAATCCTGAAAAGCCTGAAATCTATCAGCAGCTAGCAGATTCTACACGTGGTATGGCGGAAGCGTGTGGCGCGCTGAACACACCTGTTGTTTCAGGTAACGTCAGCCTATATAACGAAACAAAAGGTGATGCAATCTTCCCGACACCAGTAGTGGGTATGGTCGGATTGATTGAAGATGTTGATTATTTAGTAGATTTTAAACCGTCTAAAGGCGATACAATCTATTTCGTTGGAGAGGTTAAACCGGACTTCGGTGGCAGCCAGATCGAGAAGGTATTATTCAATGAAGTCGCACATACTGATGTAACGATCGACCTCGAGCAGGAAGTAGCGCGCGGTGAAGCGATTCGTCAGCATATTATTGACGGTAAGCTTGGTCATGTTCAAGCGGTCGGTAAAGGTGGGGTCGGTGTGAAACTTGCACAGATTGCAGCATACTTCAATACAGGTCTTGAAGCGCAGCTTGATGTGAATGATGCAGAACTGTTTGCTGAAACACAGGGGAACTACATTGTTATTGCGAAACAAGGTATGGAAATTAATATCGAAGGTGCACAAGCAGTCGGTACATTCGGTACAGAATCATTTAAATTATCTACGAACCAAGGGGAAGTTACATTAGACGTGAATCGTATGACGGAGGCTTGGAAAGGGGCAGTTCACGCATGTATGACATCAGAGGTCTAA